In Fibrobacter sp. UWB2, the following are encoded in one genomic region:
- a CDS encoding restriction endonuclease subunit S, translating into MKETKFKQTEVGMIPSDWEVKTLGELFDFSAGGDLQKESFSEYPSGTIKWPIYSNSLENKGLYGYTSNPRYRANCVTITGRGSLGHAEYRREAFDAIVRLLVLSPKQHVDCYFVSETINFRVPFVFESTGVPQLTAPQAVKSKIPLPPTIEEQQRIANALSDVDTLIANLEKLIAKKKNIKQGAMQQLLTGKKRLPGFAPAKPTYKQTEIGQIPTDWEVKKIGDFTKLQAGGTPSTLCDDFWGGNIRWMNSGELNNKRIYDVSGRITELGLNSSSTHLIPPNCVLVGLAGQGKTRGTAAINYVELCTNQSIAAMFPSKTHNSEYLYHNIDSRYEELRELSSGDGGRGGLNLKILANLFIALPSKEEQTAIANVLSDMDAEISALETKLAKYRTLKTGMMQQLLTGKIRLL; encoded by the coding sequence ATGAAAGAAACGAAATTCAAACAGACCGAAGTCGGGATGATACCGAGCGATTGGGAAGTGAAAACATTGGGGGAATTATTTGACTTTTCTGCAGGTGGAGATTTACAAAAGGAAAGCTTTTCAGAATACCCATCAGGAACAATAAAATGGCCGATATATTCAAATTCATTGGAAAATAAAGGCTTATATGGATATACGTCTAATCCGCGTTATAGAGCCAATTGTGTCACCATAACGGGACGCGGTTCACTTGGGCATGCGGAATATAGACGAGAAGCTTTTGACGCTATTGTGAGATTGCTGGTTCTTTCTCCAAAGCAACATGTTGATTGTTATTTCGTATCAGAGACAATTAATTTTAGGGTTCCATTTGTATTTGAAAGTACTGGTGTTCCGCAGTTAACAGCGCCACAAGCTGTAAAATCAAAAATTCCACTTCCACCCACAATTGAAGAACAACAACGCATTGCAAACGCCCTCTCCGACGTTGACACCCTAATCGCGAACTTAGAAAAACTCATCGCCAAAAAGAAAAACATCAAACAAGGCGCAATGCAACAACTCCTCACCGGCAAGAAACGCCTCCCCGGATTCGCCCCCGCCAAACCCACCTACAAACAAACCGAAATCGGTCAAATTCCTACCGATTGGGAAGTGAAAAAAATAGGTGATTTTACAAAGCTACAAGCAGGAGGAACTCCTTCAACCTTATGTGATGATTTTTGGGGTGGAAATATTAGGTGGATGAATTCAGGAGAACTAAATAACAAAAGAATTTATGACGTGTCAGGTAGAATAACTGAACTTGGTCTAAATAGTTCTAGCACACATTTAATTCCTCCAAATTGTGTATTGGTTGGTTTAGCTGGTCAAGGGAAAACAAGAGGCACAGCCGCTATTAACTATGTTGAATTGTGTACAAACCAATCCATTGCGGCAATGTTCCCTTCAAAAACGCATAATAGTGAATATCTTTATCATAATATTGATAGTAGGTATGAAGAATTACGAGAATTGTCTTCTGGCGATGGTGGCCGTGGAGGCTTGAATTTAAAGATTCTCGCAAATCTATTTATTGCATTGCCATCAAAAGAAGAACAAACCGCCATCGCAAACGTCCTCAGCGACATGGACGCCGAAATCTCGGCCCTCGAAACCAAACTCGCAAAATACCGCACCCTCAAAACCGGCATGATGCAACAATTATTAACAGGAAAAATTAGACTTTTATAA